The DNA window CCGATACTCTTGCTTGTTATTCAATTATTCCAGAAGTAGAAAAAACAATTTCCGTTCAACCCAAACAATAAATTCTGTTTTCTGAAAGGTCAAGTGTAGTAGACACATTATGGCAGTTGATTTTATGTGAATTTCTGATCAACCTCAACGTGTCTTCTTGCCTTTCATGTCTTTCTCACTTGCTCTGCTCTGAGAAAGTTTCATCAGAGGTGACTCGGGTCTGGGTGAATGTCCGTCTCCTTTGGTCTTGAAGAAGAAAGACTCATTCAGCCTCATCTGTATTGGCTTCACCTGGCAAAGCAAACAAGGCATTATTTTGGATTGATGATAAACCTAAGGTGTAGTATTTAAATGGAGGAAATGCTATGTACAGAATATGAGCCTGAATGTCGGGGATGAGAATGTAGGTTGTAATCACCTGGTTCAGGTCAACCTTTTTGCTTTGGCCTGGCAGCTCATTGCAATCGCTGGATGTTGTCGTGTCGCCGGACTTGGGCTCCGACTCCGTCAGGGGACTCTGTGTGGTCTTTCCTTCCCTCTTCTCATTAACAACAACCCCTTCCTTCACCTCCAGGTCTTTCATGGCCGAACAACAGGATGAAGGCACGTTGAGCCCTCTGGCGGACAGTTTATTCTCACCCCATTTCTCATTCTCTTTGACTTCACTTGAGGCCCACCTCCAGAGGTCTTTCCTAGCTCTTTGAGGCAAGCTCAGATCCAAAGGATTCTCGACATCAGAGCCACCCGCCAGTCTTCTCTTTGTGGAGAAAGCGAAATAGGAAGAGAGTTCGGCAGTGAAGAAGTTTTCTGTCTGAGTGGCGGTGCAGGCCGTGGGTTTGAGGGGTATGTGGAGAGCGTGTGAAAAACCCTGCTGAATTTCCTTGTGGTGATACCGCTTTGACTTTGCGACCTTTGGTGGTG is part of the Syngnathus acus chromosome 6, fSynAcu1.2, whole genome shotgun sequence genome and encodes:
- the LOC119124816 gene encoding uncharacterized protein LOC119124816, which produces MNLHMDKMAVADRSPPKVAKSKRYHHKEIQQGFSHALHIPLKPTACTATQTENFFTAELSSYFAFSTKRRLAGGSDVENPLDLSLPQRARKDLWRWASSEVKENEKWGENKLSARGLNVPSSCCSAMKDLEVKEGVVVNEKREGKTTQSPLTESEPKSGDTTTSSDCNELPGQSKKVDLNQVKPIQMRLNESFFFKTKGDGHSPRPESPLMKLSQSRASEKDMKGKKTR